A region of Chitinophaga horti DNA encodes the following proteins:
- a CDS encoding ATP-binding protein: MCRPGRRARDQAARTTLLDIIEERYDKAATIIATQIPVEQWHNLIGESTMADAILDRLVYASHRLTLQGESLRKKKNSVHNLKSIP, translated from the coding sequence ATTTGCCGTCCGGGCAGACGCGCCAGAGATCAGGCAGCGCGTACCACACTCCTGGATATCATCGAGGAACGTTACGACAAGGCGGCAACTATCATTGCCACGCAGATACCCGTGGAGCAGTGGCATAACCTTATAGGAGAAAGTACGATGGCTGACGCTATTTTGGACAGGTTAGTGTACGCCTCTCACAGACTAACATTACAAGGGGAGTCACTCAGAAAGAAAAAAAACTCAGTTCATAATCTTAAATCAATACCCTAA